One Rosa chinensis cultivar Old Blush chromosome 5, RchiOBHm-V2, whole genome shotgun sequence genomic region harbors:
- the LOC112165562 gene encoding sodium/calcium exchanger NCL isoform X1 — MSRLLLLLSLLILCGHVHGRYNLPDQSDLISDGVRQFGTSSSYSYSPNFLTLHRPSLNADDSTCDETYGFLPCTTTILGNLFLIIVYGGLMYLAATYLSNGSELLLEILGPGIIGGLFLPILGALPDAMLILVSGLSGSTETAQDQVSVGMGLLAGSTVMLITVVWGSCVFIGKCDIENNIAVDNKDTKKLSLTGSGVTTDTLTKYSAIIMAVSVIPFIVVQLPQLLSSTYLRQLAVLIGLVLSLALLISYCMYQVFQPWIQRRRLAYAKHKHVISGLLKDLKKRALGRLLHDNGELNEEVAEKSVLFMLYSIMLELFDTIDMNRDNHLSLSELKALMVGIRFDEIELDKDDAADKVMKDFDTSHDSQISVQEFKDGIKKWLNEAKHAGNSTSYSGSRTEKILDDFHEQTKKEHQLIVRGEEQSDEVVEGVDNPKKTSIKAGLMLLAGTLIAAAFADPLVDAVDNFSDATSIPTFFISFIALPLATNSSEAVSAIIFASRKKKRTSSLTFSELYGAVTMNNVLCLSVFLALVYVRGLTWDFSAEVLIIVIVCVVMGVFGGLRTTFPLWTASIAFLLYPFSLVLVYVLDYIFGWS, encoded by the exons ATGTCCAGACTCCTCCTCCTACTCTCCCTCCTAATCCTCTGCGGCCACGTCCACGGCCGCTACAACCTCCCCGACCAATCGGATCTAATCTCCGATGGGGTCCGCCAATTCGGCACCTCCTCCTCATACTCATACTCACCGAACTTTCTCACTCTCCACCGCCCCTCCTTGAACGCCGACGACTCCACCTGCGACGAGACGTACGGCTTCTTGCCCTGCACCACCACCATCCTCGGTAACCTCTTCCTCATCATCGTCTATGGCGGCCTCATGTACTTGGCCGCCACCTACCTCTCCAATGGCAGCGAGCTCCTCCTTGAGATTCTCGGCCCCGGAATCATCGGAGGCCTCTTCCTCCCCATTCTCGGCGCTCTTCCCGACGCCATGCTCATTCTCG TATCCGGACTTTCTGGGAGTACAGAAACAGCTCAAGATCAGGTTTCTGTTGGAATGGGCTTGCTAGCTGGTTCGACTGTAATGCTCATAACAGTAGTATGGGGTTCATGTGTTTTTATTGGCAAGTGCGATATTGAGAATAATATTGCCGTAGATAACAAAGATACTAAAAAGTTGAGCTTAACAG GTTCTGGTGTCACTACTGATACCTTGACTAAATATTCTGCGATAATTATGGCTGTATCTGTCATCCCATTTATTGTTGTTCAACTACCACAGCTCCTCAGTTCCACCTATTTAAGGCAGTTGGCAGTTTTAATTGGACTAGTTCTTTCTCTTGCACTATTGATTTCCTACTGCATGTATCAG GTATTTCAGCCATGGATCCAGAGGAGACGCCTTGCTTATGCAAAGCACAAGCATGTTATATCAGGACTTCTAAAAGATCTAAAGAAGCGTGCATTGGGAAGGCTTCTTCACGATAATGGTGAACTCAATGAAGAAGTTGCAGAAAAGTCAGTGTTGTTTATGCTTTATAGTATTATGCTGGA GTTATTTGACACAATTGATATGAACAGAGATAATCATCTTTCACTCTCTGAGTTGAAAGCACTGATGGTTGGAATCCGGTTTGATGAAATAGAGTTGGATAAGGATGATGCTGCAGATAAAGTGATGAAAGATTTTGACACTTCTCATGATAGTCAGATATCGGTTCAGGAATTCAAAGATGGTATCAAAAAATGGCTTAATGAGGCAAAGCATGCAGGAAACTCCACTTCTTACTCTGGTAGTCGCACTGAGAAAATTTTAGATGACTTCCATGAG CAAACAAAGAAAGAGCATCAGCTTATTGTGAGGGGGGAAGAGCAAAGCGATGAGGTTGTCGAGGGTGTTGATAATCCCAAGAAAACCTCAATCAAAGCGGGGTTGATGTTGTTGGCTGGAACTCTGATTGCGGCTGCATTTGCTGATCCCCTGGTAGATGCTGTTGATAATTTCTCAGATGCCACAAGCATTCCAACTTTCTTCATTTCATTCATTGCACTACCTTTGGCTACTAATTCTAGTGAGGCTGTATCTGCGATAATCTTTGCCAGCCGTAAAAAGAAAAGGACTTCCTCGCTAACATTTTCTGAG TTGTATGGTGCAGTAACCATGAATAACGTCCTCTGCCTATCAGTATTTTTGGCCCTGGTTTATGTTAGGGGATTAACATGGGACTTCTCAGCTGAAGTCCTCATCATTGTTATCGTTTGCGTTGTGATGGGTGTTTTTGGCGGTTTACGCACCACCTTCCCTCTTTGGACAGCGTCCATCGCTTTCCTACTTTACCCGTTCTCCCTGGTACTGGTTTATGTTCTGGATTATATTTTTGGCTGGTCATAG
- the LOC112165562 gene encoding sodium/calcium exchanger NCL isoform X2, with the protein MSRLLLLLSLLILCGHVHGRYNLPDQSDLISDGVRQFGTSSSYSYSPNFLTLHRPSLNADDSTCDETYGFLPCTTTILGNLFLIIVYGGLMYLAATYLSNGSELLLEILGPGIIGGLFLPILGALPDAMLILVSGLSGSTETAQDQVSVGMGLLAGSTVMLITVVWGSCVFIGKCDIENNIAVDNKDTKKLSLTGSGVTTDTLTKYSAIIMAVSVIPFIVVQLPQLLSSTYLRQLAVLIGLVLSLALLISYCMYQVFQPWIQRRRLAYAKHKHVISGLLKDLKKRALGRLLHDNGELNEEVAEKLFDTIDMNRDNHLSLSELKALMVGIRFDEIELDKDDAADKVMKDFDTSHDSQISVQEFKDGIKKWLNEAKHAGNSTSYSGSRTEKILDDFHEQTKKEHQLIVRGEEQSDEVVEGVDNPKKTSIKAGLMLLAGTLIAAAFADPLVDAVDNFSDATSIPTFFISFIALPLATNSSEAVSAIIFASRKKKRTSSLTFSELYGAVTMNNVLCLSVFLALVYVRGLTWDFSAEVLIIVIVCVVMGVFGGLRTTFPLWTASIAFLLYPFSLVLVYVLDYIFGWS; encoded by the exons ATGTCCAGACTCCTCCTCCTACTCTCCCTCCTAATCCTCTGCGGCCACGTCCACGGCCGCTACAACCTCCCCGACCAATCGGATCTAATCTCCGATGGGGTCCGCCAATTCGGCACCTCCTCCTCATACTCATACTCACCGAACTTTCTCACTCTCCACCGCCCCTCCTTGAACGCCGACGACTCCACCTGCGACGAGACGTACGGCTTCTTGCCCTGCACCACCACCATCCTCGGTAACCTCTTCCTCATCATCGTCTATGGCGGCCTCATGTACTTGGCCGCCACCTACCTCTCCAATGGCAGCGAGCTCCTCCTTGAGATTCTCGGCCCCGGAATCATCGGAGGCCTCTTCCTCCCCATTCTCGGCGCTCTTCCCGACGCCATGCTCATTCTCG TATCCGGACTTTCTGGGAGTACAGAAACAGCTCAAGATCAGGTTTCTGTTGGAATGGGCTTGCTAGCTGGTTCGACTGTAATGCTCATAACAGTAGTATGGGGTTCATGTGTTTTTATTGGCAAGTGCGATATTGAGAATAATATTGCCGTAGATAACAAAGATACTAAAAAGTTGAGCTTAACAG GTTCTGGTGTCACTACTGATACCTTGACTAAATATTCTGCGATAATTATGGCTGTATCTGTCATCCCATTTATTGTTGTTCAACTACCACAGCTCCTCAGTTCCACCTATTTAAGGCAGTTGGCAGTTTTAATTGGACTAGTTCTTTCTCTTGCACTATTGATTTCCTACTGCATGTATCAG GTATTTCAGCCATGGATCCAGAGGAGACGCCTTGCTTATGCAAAGCACAAGCATGTTATATCAGGACTTCTAAAAGATCTAAAGAAGCGTGCATTGGGAAGGCTTCTTCACGATAATGGTGAACTCAATGAAGAAGTTGCAGAAAA GTTATTTGACACAATTGATATGAACAGAGATAATCATCTTTCACTCTCTGAGTTGAAAGCACTGATGGTTGGAATCCGGTTTGATGAAATAGAGTTGGATAAGGATGATGCTGCAGATAAAGTGATGAAAGATTTTGACACTTCTCATGATAGTCAGATATCGGTTCAGGAATTCAAAGATGGTATCAAAAAATGGCTTAATGAGGCAAAGCATGCAGGAAACTCCACTTCTTACTCTGGTAGTCGCACTGAGAAAATTTTAGATGACTTCCATGAG CAAACAAAGAAAGAGCATCAGCTTATTGTGAGGGGGGAAGAGCAAAGCGATGAGGTTGTCGAGGGTGTTGATAATCCCAAGAAAACCTCAATCAAAGCGGGGTTGATGTTGTTGGCTGGAACTCTGATTGCGGCTGCATTTGCTGATCCCCTGGTAGATGCTGTTGATAATTTCTCAGATGCCACAAGCATTCCAACTTTCTTCATTTCATTCATTGCACTACCTTTGGCTACTAATTCTAGTGAGGCTGTATCTGCGATAATCTTTGCCAGCCGTAAAAAGAAAAGGACTTCCTCGCTAACATTTTCTGAG TTGTATGGTGCAGTAACCATGAATAACGTCCTCTGCCTATCAGTATTTTTGGCCCTGGTTTATGTTAGGGGATTAACATGGGACTTCTCAGCTGAAGTCCTCATCATTGTTATCGTTTGCGTTGTGATGGGTGTTTTTGGCGGTTTACGCACCACCTTCCCTCTTTGGACAGCGTCCATCGCTTTCCTACTTTACCCGTTCTCCCTGGTACTGGTTTATGTTCTGGATTATATTTTTGGCTGGTCATAG
- the LOC112165563 gene encoding sodium/calcium exchanger NCL, with product MSRLLLLLSILILCGHVHGRYNLPGQSDLISDGVRQYGTSSYSYSHNFLTLHRPSLNADDSTCDETYGFLPCTTTILGNLFLIIVYGGLMYLAATYLTNGSELLLEILGPGIIGGLFLPILGALPDAMLILVSGLSGSTETAQDQVSVGMGLLAGSTVMLITVVWGSCVFIGKCDIENNIAVDNKDTKKLSLTGSGVSTDIWTSYSAIIMAVSVIPFIVVQLPQLLSSTYLRQLAVLIGLVFSLALLISYCMYQVFTPWIQRRRFAYVKHKHIISGLLKQLKMRALGKLLDDNGELNEGVITKLFHTIDVDKDKSISPSELRALIVGIRFDEIELDEDDAVEKVMKDFDTTRDSLISLDEFKAGVQKWLNEAKRAGKSTSNSGSHAEKFLDDFHEQTKKEHDLIVGEEDQSDEIVEGVDNPKKTSIKAGLMLLAGTLIAAAFADPLVDAVDNFSDATSIPTFFISFIALPLATNSSEAVSAIIFASRKKKRSASLTFSELYGAVTMNNVLCLSVFLALVYVRGLTWDFSAEVLVIVIVCVVMGVFGSLRTTFPLWTTSIAYLLYPFSLVLVYVLDYIFGWS from the exons ATGTCCagactcctcctcctcctctccatCCTAATCCTCTGCGGCCACGTCCACGGCCGCTACAACCTCCCCGGCCAATCGGATCTAATCTCCGATGGGGTCCGCCAATACGGCACCTCCTCATACTCCTACTCACACAACTTTCTCACTCTCCACCGCCCCTCCTTGAACGCCGACGACTCCACCTGCGACGAGACGTACGGCTTCTTGCCCTGCACCACCACCATCCTCGGTAACCTCTTCCTCATCATCGTCTATGGCGGCCTCATGTACCTGGCCGCCACCTACCTCACCAATGGCAGCGAGCTCCTCCTTGAGATTCTCGGCCCCGGAATCATCGGTGGCCTCTTCCTCCCCATTCTCGGCGCTCTTCCCGACGCCATGCTCATTCTCG TATCCGGACTTTCTGGGAGTACAGAAACAGCTCAAGATCAGGTTTCTGTTGGAATGGGCTTGCTAGCTGGTTCGACTGTAATGCTCATAACAGTAGTATGGGGTTCATGTGTTTTTATTGGCAAGTGCGATATTGAGAATAATATTGCCGTAGATAACAAAGATACTAAAAAGTTGAGCTTAACAG GATCTGGTGTCAGTACTGATATCTGGACTAGCTATTCTGCAATAATTATGGCTGTATCTGTCATCCCATTTATTGTTGTTCAACTACCACAGCTCCTCAGTTCCACCTATTTAAGACAGTTGGCAGTTTTGATCGGACTAGTTTTTTCTCTTGCACTATTGATTTCGTACTGCATGTATCAG GTATTTACGCCATGGATCCAGAGGAGACGCTTTGCTTATGTAAAGCACAAGCATATTATATCAGGACTTCTAAAACAACTAAAGATGCGTGCATTGGGAAAGCTCCTTGACGATAATGGTGAACTCAATGAAGGAGTTATAACAAA GTTATTTCATACAATTGATGTGGACAAAGATAAATCTATTTCACCCTCTGAGTTGAGAGCACTGATTGTTGGAATCCGGTTTGATGAAATAGAGTTGGATGAGGATGATGCTGTAGAAAAAGTGATGAAAGATTTTGACACTACTCGTGATAGTCTGATATCGCTTGATGAGTTCAAAGCTGGTGTCCAAAAATGGCTTAATGAGGCAAAACGTGCAGGAAAATCCACTTCTAACTCTGGTAGTCACGCTGAGAAATTTTTAGATGACTTCCATGAG caaacaaaaaaagagcATGATCTTATTGTGGGGGAGGAAGATCAAAGCGATGAGATTGTCGAGGGTGTTGATAATCCCAAGAAAACCTCAATCAAAGCGGGGTTGATGTTGTTGGCAGGAACTCTGATTGCGGCTGCATTTGCTGATCCCCTGGTAGATGCTGTTGATAATTTCTCAGATGCCACAAGCATTCCAACTTTCTTCATTTCATTCATTGCACTACCCCTGGCTACTAATTCTAGTGAGGCTGTTTCTGCGATAATCTTTGCCAGCcgtaaaaagaaaaggagtgcCTCGCTAACATTTTCTGAG TTGTATGGTGCGGTAACCATGAATAACGTCCTCTGCCTATCAGTATTTTTGGCCCTGGTTTATGTTAGGGGATTAACATGGGACTTCTCGGCTGAAGTCCTTGTCATTGTTATCGTTTGTGTTGTGATGGGTGTTTTTGGCAGTTTACGCACCACCTTCCCTCTTTGGACGACGTCCATCGCATACCTACTTTACCCATTCTCCCTGGTACTGGTTTATGTTCTGGATTATATTTTTGGCTGGTCATAG